DNA sequence from the Actinacidiphila yeochonensis CN732 genome:
GGTGAAGCTGCTCTTCGAGCAGGTCGCCAGCGCCATCGAGAGCTTCGCGGTGCTCATCACCACCCAGGTCTCCGAGAACGCCGAGGCCGCGGAGGCGCGGCTGTTCGAGGCGCTGGCCGAGGCCGGGGAGGTCCGCGACCGCGCGGCCGAGCTGCTGCTGTCCGGCGTGCAGGCGCACCCGCGGCAGTGGCAGCTGCACGGCGCGCTGCTGGCGGAGGTGGACCGCATCCTGGACGAACTGGCGGTGGAGAAGCGCTCCGAGCGGCTGGTGGAGGAGCTGGACCGGCAGACCAGGGAGATGAGCGAGCGCCACCCCCGGCTGGCCATGCTGCGCCGCCGGATCAGCGGCTCGGCCCTGCGCGGCTCGGCGCCCGTCCGGGCCGCCCGCCGTTTCGCCGGAAACGGCGACTGAGCCGCGGGCCGCCGGAGACCGCGGCCACGGCGAAGGCCCGCCCGCCTGCCACCGGCGCCCGCCGCGGGCCCCTCGCGCCGCCGCTCGCATCCGGACCGCCGTAACCGCCGTACCCGGCATCATATCTGACGGTCCGTCACATCACGCACCCGCCGTTGCCCGCGGCGGGTGCGCGGCCGTGCCCGCATCCGGAATCCGTGCTGTCGCGAGGATAGACGCCGCCGTAGCGCGTCTGTAACACTCTGCCAACACGCCGCAAATATCTCGCAGATCATTGCTGGATCTGCTGAGGATCAGTGCAACTTCCACGGGCTCCATCCGCACGATTCCGATTGCGCACCGGTCCGGCCGTCGGCCGGGCCACGACCTCAAAGGGACGCCATGAGACCCAAGCGGTCCATCACGCGGCTGGTGGCGGGGGTGACCGCGGCCGGCCTGCTGCTCCTGGGCGGACAGGCGCTGCCCGCGGCCGCCGCCGGCCGAACGGCCACGCCTGCCGGGGGAGCCGCCTCGGCCAGCAGTACGGACGGGAAGAACACCGCCGCGCATCTGAACGACGGCAAGCAGGACTCCTACTGGCAGAGCTCCGGCAAGGCGCTGCCGCAGTGGGCGCAGATCGACCTGGGCAAGGACCAGCTGGTCGACCAGGTGCGGCTGAAGGTGCCCGCCTCCTGGAACGCGCGCAGCGAGACGCTCGCCGTCCAGGGCAGCGAGGACGGCGCGCTGTTCGACACGATGGTGAGCTCGGCGAAGTACACCTTCACCCCGGCGCGCGGGAACACGGTCACGATCTCCTTCCCGGCGCAGAAGGCCCGCTACATACGGGCCGACGTGACGGCGAACTCGGCCGGCGGGACGGCCCAGCTCTCGGAGTTGACGGCGGTGCCGGCGGTCGACTCGACGGTCAACCTGGCCAAGGGCAAGACCACCTCCGAGTCGGGCCACAACGACGTCTACCCGTCGGGGAACGCCGTCGACGGCGACGCGAACACGTACTGGGAGAGCACCAACAACGCCTTCCCGCAGTGGCTCCAGGTCGACCTCGGCAGCGCCACGGCCATCGACAAGGTGGTGCTGAAGCTGCCGCCGTCCACCGCGTGGGCGGCGCGCACGCAGACGCTCTCGGTGCAGGGCAGCGCCGACAACAAGACGTTCTCCACCCTCGTCGCCTCCGCCGCGTACACCTTCGACCCGTCCAGCGGGAACACCGCGACGATCACCTTCAACTCCACCACCACCCGGTACGTGCGGCTGAACATCACCGCCAACACCGGCTGGCAGGCCGGCCAGGTCAGCGAGTTCGAGGTGTACGGGCCGACGACCGGCGACACCACCGCGCCCACCGCGCCGACCGGCCTCGCCTACACCCAGCCGGCGTCCGGGCAGATCAAGCTGACCTGGAACGCCGCCACCGACGACACCGGCGTGACGGGCTACGACATCTACGCCAACGGGACGCTGCGCACCTCGGTGGCCGGCACCGTGCTGACGTACACCGACAGCCAGCCCGACACGGCGACGGTGACCTACACCGTCAAGGCGCACGACGCCTCCGGAAACCAGTCCGCGGCGAGCAACTCCGTGACCCGCACCGGCTCCTCGGGCGACACGCAGCCGCCGTCCGCGCCGGCCGGCCTGGCGTACTCGCTGCCGGCGTCCGGGCAGATCAAGCTGACCTGGAGCGCGGCCAGCGACAACACCGCCGTCACCGGCTACGAGGTGTTCCGCAACGGGACCAAGGCGGCCACCACCGACGGCACCACCCTCACCTGGACCGACAGCCAGCCCGACAGCGCCACCGTCTCGTACTACGTGCGGGCCGTGGACGCCGCCGGCAACGAGTCGGCCAGCAGCAACACCGTGACCCGCACCGGCACCGCGCCGCCGACCGGCACCAACCTGGCGCTGGGCAAGCCGATCACGGCCACCTCCACGGTGCAGACCTACGTGGCGGCCAACGCCGACGACGGCGACACCAGCACCTACTGGGAGGGCTCGGGCACCAGCTCGCTCACCGTCCAGCTGGGCTCGAACGTCGACACCAGCAGCGTGGTGGTCAAGCTCCCGCCGTCCACGGCCTGGGGGGCGCGCACCCAGACCATCCAGATCGACGGCCGTGAGCAGTCCGCGACGTCGTTCACCACCCTCTCCGCCGCCAAGAGCTACGGCTTCGACCCGGCGACCGGCAACTCGGTGACGATCCCGGTGACCGCGCGGGTCGCCGACGTGCGGCTGACCTTCAGCAACAACACCGGCGCCGGCGGCGGCCAGGCCTCCGAGGTGCAGGTGATCGGCGTGCCCGGGCCCAACCCGGACCTCACCGTCAGCAGCCTCACCTCCTCGCCCGCGGCCCCGGTGGAGACCGACCCGGTCACCCTCACCGCCACGGTGCAGAACATCGGCACCAGCGCGTCCACCGCGACCACCGTCAACTTCTACCTGGGCACCGTGAAGGCCGGCAGCGCCAACGTCGGCGCCCTCGCGGCCGGCGCCAGCAGCACCGTCTCCCTCGCGATCGGCGCCGAGAACGCCGCCACCTACCAGGTGACGGCGAAGGTCGACGAGGCGAACACCGTCGTCGAGCAGAACGAGTCCAACAACTCCCTCACGTCCTCGCTCGTGGTCAAGCCGGTGAGCACCTCGGACCTGGTGCCCGTGGTCGCGTGGTCGCCGGGCAACCCCTCGGCCGGGCAGAACACCACCTTCACCGTGGCGCTGAAGAACCAGGGCACGGTCGACTCCGCGTCCGGCGCCCACGCCGTCACGGTCACGCTGCTCGACGCGACGTCCGGCAGCACGATCAAGACCCTCACCGGCTCCTACAGCGGGTCGATCGCCTCCGGGGCGACCACCTCCCCTGTGAGCGTCGGCAGTTGGACGGCCGCCAACGGCAAGTACACGGTGAAGACCGTGGTCGCCGTGGACGGCAACGAGGTGTCCATCAAGCAGGCCAACAACACCGCCAGCCAATCCCTGTTCGTCGGCCGCGGCGCCAACATGCCCTACGACGCCTACGAGGCGGAGGACGGCACCGTCGGCGGCGGCGCCACCGTCCTCGGGCCCAACCGCACCATCGGCGACCCGGCGGGCGAGGCGTCCGGCCGCAAGGCGGTCCAGCTCAACGCCACCGGGCAGTACGTGCAGTGGACCACCCGGGCGGCCACCAACACCCTGGTGACCCGCTTCAACATCCCCGACGGCACCGACTCGACCACCCTCGACATCTACGTCGACGGCACGTACCTCAAGCCCATCACGCTGACCTCGAAGTACGAGTGGCTGTACGGCGACGAGACCAGCCCCAACAACTCCGCGGGCTCCGGCGGACCGCGCCACATCTACGACGAGGCGAACGTCCAGCTGGGCACCACCGTGGCGGCCGGGCACACCATCCGGCTGGAGAAGGACGCGGCCAACACCTCGTCCTACTACAACATCGACTACGTCGACCTGGAGCAGGCCACCGCGGTGGCGAACCCGGACCCGACCAAGTACGTGGTCCCGGCCGGGTTCACCCAGCAGGACGTGCAGAACGCCCTGGACACCGCGCGGCAGGACACCACCAAGCTCGGCGTCTACCTGCCGGCCGGCGACTACCAGACCAGCAGCAAGCTCACCGTCTACGGCCGGGCCGTCAAGGTGGTCGGCGCCGGACCGTGGTTCACCCGGTTCTTCACCCCGCAGGGCCAGGAGAACACCGACGGCGGCTTCTCCGTGCAGTCCACCGCCAACGGGTCGACCTTCACCGGGTTCGCCTTCTTCGGCAACTACACCAGCCGGATCGACGGCCCCGGCAAGGTCTTCGACCTCAACGGCGTCGCCAACCTGACCGTGGACAACCTCTGGATCGAGCACATGATCTGCGGCGTGTGGGCCACGAACGTGGACAACTCCTCGTTCACCAACCTGCGCATCCGCGACACCTTCGCCGACGGCGTCAACCTCACCAACGGCAGCACCGGCAACACCGTCAGCAACGACGAGGCCCGCAGCACCGGTGACGACTCCTTCGCGCTCTTCCCCGCCATCGACAACCACAACGAGCAGGAGACCGGCAACACCTTCTCCAACCTGAGCGTGCAGACCGTGTGGCGCGCGGCGGGCCTGGCGGTCTACGGCGGCGGCGGCAACACCTTCAGCAACCTCTACATCGCCGACAGCCTCACCTACCCGGGCATCACCGTCGGGTCGCTCGCCTTCGGCGGCATCCCGGCGCTCGGCTTCGAGTCCTCGCCGCAGACCACGTTCTCCAACATCACCCTGGCCCGCGACGGCGGCCACTTCTGGGGGGGCCAGGTCTTCCCGGCGCTGTGGCTGTACTCCGCCGAGTTCGCCTTCCAGGGCATCCGGATATCCGACGTCGACATCAGCGACCCGACGTACTCCGGCGTGATGTTCCAGACCAAGTGGAACGGCA
Encoded proteins:
- a CDS encoding discoidin domain-containing protein, whose product is MRPKRSITRLVAGVTAAGLLLLGGQALPAAAAGRTATPAGGAASASSTDGKNTAAHLNDGKQDSYWQSSGKALPQWAQIDLGKDQLVDQVRLKVPASWNARSETLAVQGSEDGALFDTMVSSAKYTFTPARGNTVTISFPAQKARYIRADVTANSAGGTAQLSELTAVPAVDSTVNLAKGKTTSESGHNDVYPSGNAVDGDANTYWESTNNAFPQWLQVDLGSATAIDKVVLKLPPSTAWAARTQTLSVQGSADNKTFSTLVASAAYTFDPSSGNTATITFNSTTTRYVRLNITANTGWQAGQVSEFEVYGPTTGDTTAPTAPTGLAYTQPASGQIKLTWNAATDDTGVTGYDIYANGTLRTSVAGTVLTYTDSQPDTATVTYTVKAHDASGNQSAASNSVTRTGSSGDTQPPSAPAGLAYSLPASGQIKLTWSAASDNTAVTGYEVFRNGTKAATTDGTTLTWTDSQPDSATVSYYVRAVDAAGNESASSNTVTRTGTAPPTGTNLALGKPITATSTVQTYVAANADDGDTSTYWEGSGTSSLTVQLGSNVDTSSVVVKLPPSTAWGARTQTIQIDGREQSATSFTTLSAAKSYGFDPATGNSVTIPVTARVADVRLTFSNNTGAGGGQASEVQVIGVPGPNPDLTVSSLTSSPAAPVETDPVTLTATVQNIGTSASTATTVNFYLGTVKAGSANVGALAAGASSTVSLAIGAENAATYQVTAKVDEANTVVEQNESNNSLTSSLVVKPVSTSDLVPVVAWSPGNPSAGQNTTFTVALKNQGTVDSASGAHAVTVTLLDATSGSTIKTLTGSYSGSIASGATTSPVSVGSWTAANGKYTVKTVVAVDGNEVSIKQANNTASQSLFVGRGANMPYDAYEAEDGTVGGGATVLGPNRTIGDPAGEASGRKAVQLNATGQYVQWTTRAATNTLVTRFNIPDGTDSTTLDIYVDGTYLKPITLTSKYEWLYGDETSPNNSAGSGGPRHIYDEANVQLGTTVAAGHTIRLEKDAANTSSYYNIDYVDLEQATAVANPDPTKYVVPAGFTQQDVQNALDTARQDTTKLGVYLPAGDYQTSSKLTVYGRAVKVVGAGPWFTRFFTPQGQENTDGGFSVQSTANGSTFTGFAFFGNYTSRIDGPGKVFDLNGVANLTVDNLWIEHMICGVWATNVDNSSFTNLRIRDTFADGVNLTNGSTGNTVSNDEARSTGDDSFALFPAIDNHNEQETGNTFSNLSVQTVWRAAGLAVYGGGGNTFSNLYIADSLTYPGITVGSLAFGGIPALGFESSPQTTFSNITLARDGGHFWGGQVFPALWLYSAEFAFQGIRISDVDISDPTYSGVMFQTKWNGSTPLNPITDTVITDLSVTGAHKSGDTYDAKSGYGLWANPQPESGQGPADGSVTINGLHESDNSVDIENTTSTFTINVQN